One Peptococcaceae bacterium genomic window, GGGGGATTTATTTTGTTGTATCGCTTGTGGAAAAAAATATCGGCTTTGGCTGTCTTGGGACTTGTTTTGATCCTGCTGATCAACAGCGCCTGGTTTCTCAAACTGTTTTATCCCTTCCCCCACCGGGAGCTTGTATTACGATACAGCGGCGAGTATGGTGTCGATCCTTACCTGGTGCTGGCCCTGATCAGAACGGAGAGCAGGTTCTATCCGCTGGCCAGTTCCAGGGTCGGAGCAAGGGGATTGATGCAGATCATGCCTGAAACAGGGAACTGGATTGCTGGCCAGATGAAGATGGAAGGCTACAGCGAGGAAAAACTGTACCAGCCTGTTTAC contains:
- a CDS encoding lytic transglycosylase domain-containing protein, whose protein sequence is MLYRLWKKISALAVLGLVLILLINSAWFLKLFYPFPHRELVLRYSGEYGVDPYLVLALIRTESRFYPLASSRVGARGLMQIMPETGNWIAGQMKMEGYSEEKLYQPVYNIPMGIWYLSYLDKTFSGNLILTLAAYNAGERTVKRWLAEKTWTGRQQDLEQIPYEETREYIDKVLFDYHIYNRTYAVPG